Proteins encoded together in one Drosophila albomicans strain 15112-1751.03 chromosome 2R, ASM965048v2, whole genome shotgun sequence window:
- the LOC117574149 gene encoding uncharacterized protein LOC117574149, whose amino-acid sequence MTARLSISILLLLQLQLQCSATVFKLTNAVCESFNKSWVEFELCRLRAVSRHKVYLNLNVTLHQPINDIHIKGQLMKKENGYKPWLYSVSFNGCQFIRRRNNPLIKLVWDLFKEYSTLNHTCPYVGQQLIKDFYLRSEKLPTPIPTGEYLVQLTWIINKKPIAATNFYFMFVEDL is encoded by the exons ATGACAGCTCGCctgtcaatttcaattttactgttgcttcagttgcagttgcaatgt AGTGCGACTGTCTTTAAATTGACAAATGCCGTGTGCGAGTCGTTCAACAAATCGTGGGTGGAGTTCGAGCTGTGTCGCCTTAGAGCTGTGAGCCGCCACAAGGTCTACCTCAATCTAAATGTCACTCTGCATCAGCCAATTAATGATATACACATTAAGGGGCAGCTGATGAAGAAAGAGAATGGCTATAAGCCCTGGCTCTACAGTGTATCCTTTAATGGTTGTCAGTTTATTCGTCGCCGAAACAATCCGCTCATTAAACTCGTCTGGGATCTCTTTAAGGAATATTCAACCCTCAACCACACCTGTCCCTATGTG GGACAGCAATTGATAAAAGATTTTTACCTCAGAAGTGAGAAGCTTCCCACTCCAATACCCACAGGTGAATATTTGGTGCAACTGACTTGGATAATCAACAAGAAGCCAATAGCTGCaactaatttttatttcatgttCGTGGAGGATCTCtaa